A single region of the Biomaibacter acetigenes genome encodes:
- a CDS encoding phage tail tube protein has protein sequence MALDAERVILGSYGKIYVDGIWQTNLNHLEAYVEIQKRELNLSGDDWVRHKKGPKKGTGTMSGFKVTSDMIRREFNKFEIISKLDDPEAYGYERIRLMNVMPDRVQLANWTAGEEVTEEIPFTFEEYELLDPIEA, from the coding sequence GTGGCTCTTGATGCTGAAAGGGTTATTTTAGGTTCATACGGTAAGATTTACGTCGACGGAATATGGCAGACAAATCTCAATCATCTTGAAGCATATGTAGAGATTCAAAAACGAGAATTGAATTTATCCGGTGATGATTGGGTGAGACATAAGAAAGGTCCTAAGAAAGGGACGGGGACCATGAGCGGGTTTAAGGTTACATCCGACATGATCCGCCGGGAGTTCAATAAGTTTGAAATCATAAGTAAGCTGGATGACCCGGAGGCATACGGATATGAACGAATACGGCTCATGAATGTTATGCCCGACAGGGTTCAGCTTGCCAACTGGACGGCTGGAGAAGAAGTGACCGAGGAAATTCCATTCACATTCGAGGAATATGAGCTTTTGGATCCTATTGAGGCTTAA
- a CDS encoding phage tail assembly chaperone → MDFEKMTEEEILQKLLDDDTIPEKTVFLKRIGIPVTLRGLTGKQVYHIREQCTERKEKRGRVIENFDEEQFNTALIAAATVKPNWGDPKLLAKYKASGPEEVIKRRLLAGELSALGDIVLDLSGFNTDLEDVKNS, encoded by the coding sequence ATGGATTTTGAGAAGATGACTGAAGAAGAAATACTACAAAAGCTGCTTGATGACGACACTATCCCCGAGAAAACAGTATTTTTGAAGAGAATAGGGATACCAGTTACTCTCCGTGGTCTTACTGGAAAGCAAGTATATCACATCCGGGAGCAGTGCACGGAAAGAAAGGAAAAGAGAGGCAGGGTAATTGAGAATTTTGATGAGGAACAGTTTAATACTGCCCTGATAGCGGCAGCCACGGTCAAACCAAACTGGGGCGACCCAAAGTTGCTTGCAAAATACAAAGCATCGGGACCGGAGGAAGTTATAAAGCGGCGTCTTTTGGCCGGGGAACTTTCGGCGCTGGGTGATATTGTTCTGGATCTTTCGGGATTTAATACCGACCTTGAAGACGTAAAAAACTCATAA